Below is a window of Ananas comosus cultivar F153 linkage group 9, ASM154086v1, whole genome shotgun sequence DNA.
ACTTTCCATAAAAATCAAAAGGATGTGTTGACCAAGAAAGGAGGTAGCATCCAAATTCACCAACAATTTATCAAACTACTCTATTGTGCAATGTTGCCCAAAAGATTATTCCCCTActaagaaataatttaaaaagatttttaatATTCCTGATAACTTATCAAACTGATATTAAATAAATCATGTCATGTgcattaagaaaagaaataatgtCAGATGTAATAACCAAGATTTTTATGTCACTAATAGCCAACTACtcatccaaaatttaaaaatcggtTTTCTTTCAAATAGTAAGGCAGTGTTTGGATTTGGGATAAGgggagggataaccccttatccacctttatacccaaacgcaaattttttatccgaaaatagTAATTTTCGGGTACCTAAAATAATCTGGTATAACTATGTCCACCAAcatcttcattttctatatataactatccactatttttcttattccatattatctattcaaacgctatttttcttatcctcggaaataacccaattttcatccaaacgctatttttcttatccccatacttgtatctatccctgtaatagctaattcttgcttatacctgaaccaaacgctaTCTTTAATGAATAAGATTGATTTACCGACCATACTTAGTACAGATGGCGAAAGTTTTTGAGTTCGAATTACGCCAGACTCACATCATtattgattttcttttatttaactCAAATCACATCTTGGGCCTAATAAAGTCTCAAACCTAAACATGAGAGAGATAGTTCTCTGCACGCTGTAACTTTTGttgatatttatatatctagCTGAAATAATTCCCAAAAAAAGTAAACGAAAAAGTTATTAAGACTATCGACAAAATCTAAGCAAGACTAAATGAATATAATTTgtctacaataaaataaaactgaCTCAGTTAATAACTTTAAATCCTTTCCGTATAATATTCCAAGTTGGTCAACATTTGTTCTCCTCCAAGAACAAGCAACTCCTTAATTTCAATGTACTAGTAGAACAgtcatatttaaatataaacctCCTTAGAATCACTTACACTCAATCAAACAATTTCGTTGCAAAGTAGGAGAAACCGTTCACCAACAAAACCCCACCTCCTCGtacaccccccccccccttataaaaacccctcaacctTAAACATAATTCACCACCCCAACACTCAAAAGCAAGCCAAATTAACCAAATATATATCTCTCTTAGCTTTGTTTGTTCAAAATGTCTCTCAAAATGCTCGCGCTGTTCTTACCAGTTCTTGCCGCTCTGTCGGTGGTTCCGAGCGCGTCGGCGCAGTCGAGCTGCACGGCGGCGCTGGTGAGCCTGTCGCCGTGCCTGAACTACATCACGGGGAACGAGAGTGAGCCGTCGAGCTCGTGCTGCTCGCAGCTCGCGACCGTCGTCCAGGCGGAGCCGCAGTGCCTCTGCCTGGTGCTCAACGGCAGCGCGTCCTCGATCGGGATCGCCGTCAACCAGACGCGCGCCCTCGGCCTCCCCGCCGCCTGCAAGGTCCAGACCCCGCCCCTCAGCAAGTGCAGCAGTAAGAACACCCCCGGGAACACTTTGAATTGAAGTTGTCTGCGTAGTCCCTCTGCTATCCTGATATTGCACTTCGAACCATGAACTTTTCCGCAATATCTGGATCATTTTAGGGACTATGCATACATTTTACCCCTTCAATTGCTCAAACTACTAATGttaaatgcaatttttttttaaaaaaaaaaggaaattcttattaaattttgCTATGAAATCTTTAACAGCAAATGGTGCACCCACTGCTGCTCCAACCACACCATCCACAACCACCCCATCAACGCAAAATGCTCCTGCAGTAAACTCTCCACCAGGTAAGAGAATTTACTaaatattaatgaattaattactaattagagGATAAATGAGGGATTAAATCCAAACTATTCCCCCTTTTTctacccaaaaaaagaaaagagaaaaaagcttAGGGATGGTTAGTCTGgtcaaaaatctgatttttctcTCAGTTGGCCtggaatttttaaaagatacaACCAAGAGAATAAGAATAGTAATCCTATTTGACCTTCTCATGGAAAAAGCTTGTCCTAAAAGTTAACATCAGACAAGAAAACTCAGATAttccaacaacaaaaaaatctaGAAGCATTTGCACTAAAATCCCTCAAGAGCTTCTCTCTACAGCAGAATCAGAAACTACATATTACAGCTACTAGTTTTTGGAGTTCAATATCTAGTTTCAGCTTTTCACTAGAACAGCATCTATAGACTTTTCTAGCTGCAAAACAACTACAGTTAAAAGTAGAAACAGAAGTGCAACGAAAGAGGAATTTACGAACATTGAACCTCGGTGCAGGTGAAGGTGGATCGAAGACAGTGCCGACGTCAGCCGGAATTGCTCTTCAAACCCCGGCCCCTTTCATCTTCTCCCTTCTCTTTGCTGCGGCATTCGCCTCCTCGGCCTTTTAGACCTGCTTCTTGTTCAGCTGTTCTTAGGAGATACTGTGACATGTTAGATGCATCATTTTGATTCATTTGGATGTATGGATTACATCCTATGTTTATGTTTGCTTTTGTGAGTGTGCTTTATTTTTGAGCTTATTTCATTTGTACTACATTACTTATAGATAATATTTCTTTTCCTTCAATAATAAATCAACACAGTTTACACTTACAAAGACATTTCAAAAGAAATCATGTATCAGGAAACCATAATAAGCAGGTAAACAAAAGATTACTGCAGTacggaaaaaaagaagaaaaagaaaggtgcCGTAAATGATTAATTAACTGTGATTAGTAACAGCCAAAATGCAAACAATAATTTCTTCTGAAAACTTATTTTAAAGATCAACAACATGtatggaaaacttcaaaaagccCCCTTGTAGCCTAATGCATTTGCAGTGTATGACCTTGCAATTTACAGCTTCGCACTTTGCCACTAAAATAATAACTTTAGCTAAATTTTATGAACCACAAGATAGCACGATGTGACACTTTATTATCTTATGATATGCAGTTCACCATCCcgtaatacataaaaaaatagtCTATATGGAACAAACGCAAAAGCAGCAAACCAATATAGAACTACCGATTTGAAACACGGAATAGTAAACTGCAAATGTGCTGATTACAGAGGGCCATCCACAAGTTCGTCAGCGTGCCATATCATTCATATAAGTCACTTAAGTATGATGGCAAAATTCTATCAAAGTATAAATGAGGGAATTTATGCCTAAGCAATCAGCTAGTCATGAAGCTAACTTTCGCATCAGGAAATGAGAAAATCCCCTAGCATTCTTATCATGTACAGGGATATGTGAGCATCGACAGTGAAATAGATCAAACTATGCGCTTCAAAATTCATTAGCTTCAAATCATTCATGGCAAGTAAAATAAGATGTAGAATAACAgataaataatcaaaaaaagaaataatagaaTCATCAACATCATACCAGTAAAAGTTGATATTTGCGAAATTCTTTGCTATTCAGAACAAGACATCTATTAAAGTTTCCTCAGAAACTAAAACCATGAAACATGAGGACACCAAATGCATAAATATTGAAGTTTACAGGACAGTTATATTTTCGCCAATCAATATATTTTCGCATCACTAAATGAAAGACAAGAAGGAATGTTTACAGAAGAAAGTTTCTCTGAAAGAAAGCATGCTTGTTTACAAACAGTCCAGATGTTCCGTTCTGTATGAATTCGCATCCCTACATTCATTTGAATCTATTGAAAAGTCCGTTCATAAGAAGACAGAAATTAAGTTAAACCAGATCAAACACTTTTAACTTAATCACTCTTGATGGATTTACGCCAAGCGTACTCTCTCGCGCCGTCCTTGTCAACAATCTTTATCACGAAGTTCGGTGGGGCGATGACCAACCTAGATCGGATTTCCATTATGCACTTGTCAACCAAATCGATAGCCTCTTCTAGAGACATACCACTGTGGTAGTGCCGGTCCATCATCGACAAGCAAAAGTAGGAGCCGTAGCCGAATGCACCCTTCTCGATCTTGTGGAGTGTTGCTATGTAGTCAATGTAGTAGAGAGACGGGCCAATGTCCTTATCATAGCCCGCCAATAAAATATTGACAGAATACGGATTCTGCCAAAACAAAGCATGAAATCATCAACCCTCAAATAACTCAACTGAAATAGCATAAGAttgaaaatataacaaaaacaCACATAAAGTATAAAACCAAATAAGTTGTGACAACTGCTAGCAAAAGAGAGAATTTTGGGGTTAAAAAGTTCTGTGCTCCAGGGGTTAATCACTATAAATGCCATGACTAAATCAAACAGAAAGAATAAGATTTCTGTGTGGACAGACGCCATCTACTGCCttcttttttactatcaagCGAAACTTAATGAGTTTCATACcaactttcatttaaaaccACAAGTAACAACTAGAAATAAAACTGTAGCGGATAAAGTCAATAGTTAGCATTGTATCTCGAGAGGTATAGTATTATGTAGACATCAGATCCAATAGATGGAAGCcagagaaaataattttctcaaacaGAACTTATAGCGGAGTTACAGAGAAGCAAGAATATATCAGTTGCCATAACTAATAGAATTTTGATAGGTAATTTGTTAGTACAACACAAAATTATGGACTGACAAAGGGCACTAGAAAAAAAGTAGTGCCACAAAATTTGAAGATTATCAggaaaaacaaatcaaaataattccaGTTCAACACCTTCAACTCAGGAATAATAATACCAACATGATTCAAGTATTGACGACGGTAaacaactttattaaataggaCCAAGTATGACTTGTACAGTTCCCAGTACCTCTGGAAAATCTGTTATTCTCATGTAGCTAAATTGAGCTTAGTTGACTCTATGGTGAGATTTTGTCAAAAATCACTTAAATAATGAAAAGGAAATGTACTATGACAATAGTGATAATACTCAGATAGTAAGTAGAATCTAACAAAAGAGTAAAAAGAATCAAATCATATACTGGGCCTTGCTGTAAGGTCAAGTTATTTCAACGCCATCGGTACAATAGTTGGTGTTCAGTAGGGTCTTCCGTAGGCTACTCCTAGAGAAAATGTTTGACAAACTAgaacttaataataaaatagcATACAGCATAAAAAAGTCAATAGTAACAAATCACATGATAAGCAAGTAATAGATATGTGCTAATCTAGAATCAGCACAAAAGGGAATGGTAGATGCCAAGTACTGAAAATGTTAATTCTTGATGAAACGAGCTATGTGACCTGAGACAACTACAAGAACTACACAATACACACACTATCCTAGAAAATCACAAGTGGGCCTCCAATATTCGAAATGGCAACTAGCTCAATCTTTTACCAGTTGAAAACAACTCATTATCAATTATTAAGGACCAGAAAGATTACCTACGATGCAGGCAAAAATGTTAACATGAAATTTGTGCCTCAAACCAAAAactcaaatattatctaaatatcAAACAAATGCAACTCTAATGAAAGTTACAGGAGAAAGTAATACGCATTGCGTACAACAATACACAGGCTAAGTGATGGTTGAAAGGAAAATTATGAATCTAGAAGTTACTATGACCAACACATGAAATTACTTGTGTTTCTCATCCCAATGAAAAGTGTGAATGATCCTCCCATCCAGAATACTAATTAACAATGACCGATGTGATAATGTCGTTCAAGAATCAATGCTCCATAACTGATAAGCTATAATAGAAGCAATAAGAGTCTAGATGATTAGTTGCCAGATCAAAAAGATCTCATTTTCCCCTTAAACCACAAAGAAACTAAACATATACTAATACCCTGCCTCACTGTGTGATATCTTTCACTCTAGTATTTTCTCTATTAACACAAGACGAATATTAGGTTGGAAAAAAATCCCTAAAACTCAAACAATACAAGCACTTTAGAAGAAGCTAAAAAGAGCGATTCAAgattgaaaccctagatctcaAAATCAAACCACTCAAGCGGTTCACCAAATTTGATCTACGCAAACATAAATGGTACAATTCCTAACTCAAGATTAAAACCCTAGATATTCAAGATCAATCAAAAGAATATCAAATTGCCTCAAAAATAACAAATTCCACACAAATCGTGGGGCCAGAGATTCCAAATTCAACATTCCCAAGCAATGCAGCAAAGTTGATCTACAGAAACATAAAAGCAACAA
It encodes the following:
- the LOC109715344 gene encoding proteasome subunit beta type-2-B yields the protein MECVFGLVGDGFAVVAADSSAVHSILVHKSDEDKVMLLDSHKLLGASGEAGDRAQFTEYIQKNVHLYQFRNGIPLTTAAAANFTRGELATALRKNPYSVNILLAGYDKDIGPSLYYIDYIATLHKIEKGAFGYGSYFCLSMMDRHYHSGMSLEEAIDLVDKCIMEIRSRLVIAPPNFVIKIVDKDGAREYAWRKSIKSD